CGCGGATCGTCCATCCGGACCACCACGTCCGCGAGCGCGCTCGGATCGACCTCGCTCTCGTACCGTTCGTACGCGGGCAGCGCCCACTCCTCAGCCACGCGTCGACGCAACGCGCCCGGCGAAAGCCACAGGTGCACCACGAAGTCGAACGCCAGCCCTGCCCCGAGCAGGAATTCGCCGTCCACCAGCACGACTCCGCCAGCCGGGACCGGCACTCGCGGGAGCCTCGTCGCGCGGTCGCGTTCGGTGTCCCACAGCGCGGGCAGCACCTCGCCGGTTCCTTCGTCCGACAGCGGATCCAGGACTTCGCGGCGCAGACCGCCCAAATCCAGCCAATCCGTATAGCGCGCGTCCGGATTTCTCTTGCCGTGCTCGAAGCGCAGTGACGCAGGTCGCAGAAAACCGTCGGCCGGCACTCGCAAAGCGGCTCTGCCCAGCAGTTTCAGCGGATCGACCAATGCCTCGGCCAGCGCCGCGGTGCCGACCGCTCCGTCGACCGCGACGGCGATTCGTCGGCGGTGCGTGAGCAGGGCGATGCGCTCGGTCAGTTCGGCGGCGAGAGCGTCGGGAGAGATGGGGCGATAGCGCACGATCGTATGATCCCGCACCGGTTTCGGCGGATGCGCGATGCCATGATGACGGCATGGCCAACGAGGCGGGCAAGACCGCGCGAAGTGGTTGGGAGACAGCCGTTTCCCGGACGATGCCGTACCCGGGCAGCAGGGTGTGGGACTTCCTGGTGGGGGACGGGCTGGAGATCTGGCTGGGGCCGGGGGCGGAGCTGCCGCGCGAGCGCGGGGCCGGGTACGAGACGGCGCACGGCACGGCCGGGGAAATCCGCAGCTTCGATGCGGCGCACGTGAGTCTCACGTGGCAGCCGAAGGATTGGGACCACGATTCCGTTGTACAGGTGGAAGTCGCGGATCTGGGCAAGCGCAGCACGCTGAGGATTCGCCAGGATCAGCTTGCGGACGTGGCGGAAAAGGCCGAGCAGCGGGCATATTGGGAGCACGTGGTCGAGCGCGTCGAGGCGGCATTGGCCGAGCGCTGACCGGAAAGCTTCAGGGGGCAGGGTGAGCGTCGAAGAAAGCGCGGCGGAATTGCCGGTCGCGGACAACGAGCTGTACCAGAACACGCACGAGTGGCTGGCCAGGCAGCGCGAGGCCGGCCCGGTCTGTCCGGTCGCCACCCGGCACGGCATGCCGTCCTACCTGGTCAGCGGATACGACGAAGCACGGGCGCTGCTGAACGACCCGCGGATCAGCAAGGACAACAAAGGCGCCTACGACCTGGTCGCGGCCAAACTCGGCCAGGACTCGGTGATTCCGGAGTTCGGCAGGCTGTTCAGCCAGCACATGCTCAACAGCGACCCGCCGGATCACACCCGGCTGCGCAAGCTGGTCAACAAGGCGTTCACCAGCCGCGCGATCGCCCGGCTGAGGCCGCGGATCGAGGAGATCACCGAGTCGCTGCTGGACGAGGTGGCGCGGCACGACCAGGTCGACCTGATGCCGGTTTTCGCCGAGCCGTTGCCGATCACGGTGATCTGCGAGCTGCTCGGGGTGGCCCCGGAGGACCGCGGCGAGTTCTCCGGCTGGTCGCACACGCTTCTGTCGGCGAGCCCGGACGAGGCGAGCCGCTCGGCGGCCGAGAACATGCAGGCGTACCTGCAGCGGCTGGTCGCGGGCAAGCGCGCCGAACCGGGCGAGGACCTGCTGTCGGCCATCGTGCACGCTACCGACGAGGGCGATTCGCTCACCGAGACCGAGCTGGTGTCGATGGCGTTCCTGCTGCTCGTCGCCGGGCACGAAACGACTGTCAACCTCATCGGCAACGCCACCTTCGCGTTGCTGCGCGCGCCGGAGCAGGCGGAGAAGCTGCGTGCCGATCCGAGCCTGCTCCCCGGCGCGGTCGAGGAGTTCCTCCGGTTCGACGGGCCGATCAACTTCGCGACGCTGCGCTACACGGTCGAGGAGGTCGAGGCGGGCGGTGTCACCATCCCGCCGGGCGAGTTCGTGCACGTCTCGCTGGTCTCCGCGAACCGCGACGAGAACAAGTTCCCTGACCCGGCGACGCTGGACGTCACCCGGCCGCCGGGCGGGCACCTCGCGTTCGGGCACGGCATCCACTACTGCGTCGGCGCGCCGCTGGCCCGGATGGAGGCGGAGGTCGCCATCGGGGCGCTGCTGAAGCGGTTCCCGAAGCTCAGCCTGGCGGTCCCGGAGGAGGAGCTGGCCTACCGGCCGAGTTCGCTGGTACACGGTCTGCTGTCGCTGCCGGTGCGGCCGAACGGCGGGTAACGGCGGTCACCAGCCGTCCGCCGTCGGCGCGGTTAGGGTCGGCTCGTGGACTCTCGTGCTGCCGAACTGCTTGCCCTCGATGCCGCGCACGTCTGGCATCCGTACGCGCCGATGCCGGGCCGGGTGCCGTCGCTGCTCGTCGAAGAGGCGAGCGGGGTGCGGCTGCGGCTCGCCGACGGGCGGGAACTGGTCGACGGCATGTCGTCGTGGTGGGCGGCCGTGCACGGCTACCGGAACCCGGCGCTGGACGCGGCGCTCGCCGCGCAGGCCGGGCGGATGAGCCACGTGATGTTCGGCGGGCTCACCCACGAACCGGCGATCAGGCTGTGCGAGACCCTGGTCGAGATGACCCCGGACGGGCTGGAGCACGTGTTCCTGTCCGATTCGGGCTCGGTCTCGGTCGAGGTCGCGGTGAAAATGTGCCTGCAGTACCAGCGTTCTCGCGGCCTGACCGGCAAACGCCGCCTGCTCACCTGGCGCGGCGGCTACCACGGCGACACCTTCACGCCGATGAGCGTGTGCGACCCGGACGGCGGGATGCACTCGCTGTGGCGCGGAATCCTGCCGGAGCAGGTGTTCGTGCCCGCCCCGCCGTCCGGCTTCGACCGGCCGGTCGACGAGTCCTATGTGGACGAACTGGGGAAGGCCCTTGCCCGGCACGCGGACGAGCTGGCGGCGGTGATCGTCGAGCCGGTGGTGCAGGGGGCGGGCGGGATGCGCTTTCACCATCCGGGGTACCTGCGCGCGTTGCGCGAGCTGACCAAGGAGCACGACGTACTGCTGGTGTTCGACGAGATCGCGACCGGATTCGGCCGTACCGGGAGGCTTTTCGCCGCCGAGCACGCCGGTGTGACGCCGGACGTGATGTGCGTCGGCAAGGCGCTCACCGGCGGCTACCTGTCGATGGCGGCGACGTTGTGCACGCCGGACGTCGCGGGTGGTATCGCGCGCGGCGAGATGCCGGTGCTCGCGCACGGGCCGACGTTCATGGGCAACCCGCTCGCTTCGGCCGTCGCGAACGCGTCGCTGGGATTGCTGGCGGAGGGCCGCTGGCAGGGCGACGTGGCCCGGATCGAGGCGGCGCTGCGGCGCGAACTCGAGCCGGCGAGGGAACTGCCGCACGTGGTCGACGTGCGAGTGCTCGGGGCGATCGGGGTGCTCCAGCTGGATCACGACGTGGACATGGGCGTGGCGACCGACGTGGTGACGGCCGAGGGCGCCTGGCTGCGGCCGTTCCGGGACTTGATTTACGCGATGCCGCCGTATGTGAGTACGGACGAGGACTTGGCGGTGGTCACGTCGGCGATGCGGGCGGCTGCCGCGAAGGCGTGACGCGGCGGGTGCCAGAGCGCAGGACGGCCGGTGTTTTCGCCGAGCCTGGGCGGACCGGCCGACCCTCGGATCGCGAGGGGCATTCGGGTAATCCGCCCGCCAAGGTCGCTGCTCGTAGTGGTTATTGACCAACCGCGCAACCCGATCGTGGGTAAGTTGGCAAAAATCCACTCTTTCGGGTCCGGCATAGCGGACATTTCACCTCGGTACCGGTTTCCTGGTGATCATGAGACGACTTGCCGTGCTGCGCCACGACGTGCCCGCCTCGCTCGTGGTTTTCCTTGTCGCTGTACCTCTTTCGCTCGGGATCGCGCTCGCCTCCGGGGCGCCGATCGTCGCCGGGCTGATCGCCGCCGTGATCGGCGGCGTGGTCGCCGGTGCGCTCGGCGGGTCTCCGCTGCAGGTCAGCGGGCCGGCCGCGGGGCTCACCGTGCTGATGGCCGAGACCATCGCGACCTTCGGATGGGCGGTCACCTGCCTGATCACTGTTCTCGCCGGCGCGCTGCAGATCCTGCTGGGGCTGAGCCGGGTCGCGCGGGCCGCGCTGGCCATTTCGCCCGCGATCGTGCACGGCATGCTCGCCGGGATCGGCATCACGATCGTGCTCGGCCAGCTGCACGTGATGCTCGGCGGGAAGGCGCAGAGTTCCGCGCTGGCGAACATCACCGGACTGCCCGCCCAGATCGCCGCACACCACGACGCCGCCGCCATGATCGGCCTGCTGTCCCTGGCGATCCTGGTGGGATGGCCGAAACTGCCGAGCTCGATACGGAAGGTCCCGGGGCCGCTGGTGGCGATCGCGGTCGCCACGCTGGTGTCGGTGGCGGCCGGGCTGACGCTGCCGCGCGTCGAGCTTTCCGGCGACCTGCTGCAGATCCGGTTCGCCCCGCAGCCGCCCGGCGGCGGCTGGGGTCAGGTCGCCGTCGCGGCGATCACCATCGCGTTGATCGCCAGTGTGGAGAGCCTGCTCTCCGCGGTCGCGGTGGACAAGCTGCAGGACGGTCCGCGCGCCAACCTCAATCGCGAGCTGATCGGCCAGGGCACGGCGAACATGGTGTCCGGCGCGCTCGGCGGACTGCCGGTCACCGGTGTGATCGTGCGAAGCTCCACCAACGTCGCGGCTGGGGCGCGCACCCGGATGTCGGCGATCCTGCACGGCGTGTGGGTACTCGTGTTCACGGTCGCACTGGCCGGCGTGCTGCAGTCGATTCCGCTGGCCGCGCTGGCCGGGCTGCTGGTGCACGTCGGCGTGAAGCTGGTCAACCCCGGCCACCTGCGGCAGGTGCTGCGCCACGGCGACCTGCCGCTGTATCTGGTCACCGTCGCCGGGGTGGTCGTGTTCGACCTGCTGACCGGCGTGCTCGCGGGGATCGTGCTGGCGATGTTGCTGATGCTGCGCCGCACCGTCTGGTCCGGCGTGCACGCCGAGGAACACGGCGGCGAATGGCGCGTGATCGTCGAAGGCGTGCTGACATTCCTGTCCGTGCCGCGGCTGACGAAGGTGCTGGGCACCGTCCCGGCCGGGTCGAAAGTGACGCTGGAGCTGGTCGCGGACTATCTCGACCACGCCGCCTTCGAGAGCCTTTCGGCGTGGCAGCAGGCGCACGAACGAGCTGGCGGCACGGTGGTCGTCGACGAGATCGGGCACCCGTGGTTCGCGAAGGGCAAGGAGGGCCGTCCGACGGTCCGCCGCACCGCGGCCGCCCGCGCCATGCCGCGGTGGCTGGCCCCATGGTCGGCCTGGCAGGCCGCGGACCTGCGGCTGCCCGGACAGCGCACGCACCGCGGCGCGACCGAGTTCCAGCGCCGGGCCGCGCCGTTGCTCAAGGACACGCTCAGCGGCCTCGCGAACGCTCAGCAGCCGCACACGCTGTTCATCACCTGCGGCGATTCCCGGGTCGTGCCGAACCTGATCACCACCTCCGGCCCGGGCGACCTGTTCACCGTCCGGAACATCGGCAACCTGGTGCCGCCCGGGCAGGCGGACCCGTCGACGAACGCGGCGGTCGAGTTCGCGGTCGGGGTGCTGGGAGTGCGGGAGATCGTGGTCTGCGGGCATTCCTCGTGCGGCGCGATGGGCGCGCTGGCGAGCGGTCCGCCCGCGGACACCGCGCTGGCCGCCTGGCTGGTGCACGCGGAGCCGAGCCGTCGCCGCCAAGGCGCGGTGCTGCTCGACGGCGGCCTGCCGGAACGCGAGGCGGACCGGCTGGCATTGCACAACGTGTTGCAGCAGCTGACGCATCTGCGGCAGTACCCGTTGGTGGCGGAGGCGGAAGCGCGCGGGGAGCTGCTGCTGACCGGGCTGTACTTCGACGTCGGCGCCGCGCGGGTGTACTTGTCCGACCCGGTGACCGGCGAATTCGTGGCCGCCGCGACCGCCGCGGTCGGCGGCTGACCGCCCCGGGCGTGGTGCGGGTGCGGAGCAGGTGACTAAATTGGGTGCCTGTGACCACGCTCGTGATGACGGGGACCGGGACAGACGTCGGCAAGACGGTCGCCACCGCGGCGATCGCGGCGCTGGCGCTCGCACAAGGGCGGCGCGTCGCCGTGCTGAAACCGGCACAGACCGGGGTGCTGCCGGGCGAAGCGGGTGATCTGGACGAGGTGGTGCGGCTCGCGGGCAAGGATCTGACGATCCGCGAGCTGCGCCGCTACCCGGATCCGCTGTCGCCCGAGGCCGCCAGCCGGCGCAGCGGCCTGCCCGCGCTCGGCCCTGGCGAGATCGCCGGCGCGGTGGGCGAGCTGGACGCCCGCCACGATCTGACTCTGGTGGAGGGCGCGGGCGGGCTGCTGGTCAGATTCGACGCGCAGGGCAGCAGCCTCGCCGACGTCGCCTGGTCGCTGGGCGCGCCGGTGGTGATCGTCGCGCAAGCCGGGCTGGGCACCCTCAACGCGACCGCGCTGACCGCTGAGGTGGCGACCCGGCGGGGACTGAACGTGGTCGGGGTGGTGATCGGGTCCTGGCCGGCGGAACCGGACCTGGCGGCGCGGGAGAACCTGCGCGACCTGCCGGTGGCGGCCGGCGCGCCGTTGCTGGGCGTGCTGCCGGCCGGGATGGGCGCGGTGGACCGGGAGACGTTCGCGGAGCAGGCGAAGGCGGGGCTGTCTCCGTGGTTCGGCGGGGAATTCGATCCGGAGGTTTTCACCGCGGAGGCTTCGGCTTCGCAGTGAGCCGGGCCGAGCGGCCCGTCCATTGTGGATGGACGCGGGGCTGGTGGCTGAGCGGGCTGAATCGGGTAGCCGCGCGATGTGACGCGGGTGCGGGGCGTGAGCCGAGAGTGCCCCGTGTGGGTGATGCAGAGTCCGCGGCCGGGCTCGGGTCGCCGGGCGCTTCGGGTGCCGGTGAGCCGAGCGAGCGGGTCCGGATCACCGCCGCGCCCGGTGGGACCAGATACCGCGCTGCTCCTGCCCGAGGCTGGGGGAGACCGCGCACCGCCCGTTGGCCCTGCCGGACGCGGCCAAGCGGGGCGGAGGCCGGGGGAGACCGCGAGCCGCGCATGACCCCGGGGCAGGCGACCGGTTACGCTCGGTCCCGGACATGCGCAGGGAAGGAGTCCCGGGGTGGTCGAATCCGCGGGCAAAGCGGCACACCGGTCGTCAGCGGTCGCCGAAGAGTGGTCGGTGCCGGTGTTGTTTCCGCCGCAGCGTCCGCGGGTGGTGGTGAAGGCGGATCTGCTGCCGGCGGTGAGCGTGTTGTCGACGGCCGCGCTGCTGGGGATTCCGATGGGCTGGCTCTGGTCGTTGCTGGCGCCCGCGGAACGGGTTCGCGTGATCACCTCGAACGGTCAGCTGGCTCCCCTGGAACTGGAAAGCTGGCACCGCTTCGACGATCTCGCCATCTTCGGCTTCCTGGCGATGGCGACCGGCCTCCTGATCGGCGTGGTGGTCTGGTTCCTGCGCGAACGCCGCGGACCGGTGGTCCTGGTCGCGGCAGTCGGCGGTGCGCTGCTGGCCGCCTGGCTGGGCACCCAGATGGGGCCGGCGTTCGCGAACTCGAAGTACTCCATCGACGCCCCGCCTGCCCTGGGCGCCGTCATCTCCCAGGCTCCCCGCCTCGAAAGCGGCTGGGTGATCCTGGCCGCCCCGCTGGTGACCTGCCTGGTCTATGCCCTGATGGCAGCGTGGAACGGTCGCGAAGACCTCGGCCGTCGCCTGGGCTGACCAGCCGCGAGGGCACCGGGCCGCGCGGCACCGCTCAACCCAGGGCCGCATCCTGCGGCCCGATCCGCGGTCGCGCTCCGGCGTCCGGGATGCGCGTCAGTTCAGGTCCCCCGGCTTGGTGAACCCAGCCACCTCGCTAGGCGGCAACGGCACCGCGCCCAGCGTCTCCAGGAACCCGGCCTCCCTCGTCAGGAACCGGCACACGATCCGCAGCCTCCGCAACGGATTGGTCTCCTCCAGCAGCAGCTGCCGGTCCTCCAGCGGCAACAGGCAATCCGCCGCCAGCTGATATGCCAGGTCCTCGAGCGAGGCATCGTCATGCGGCGCGCGCCAGTCATCTTCATGCCAGGCGGCTTCGCAGTACCGCTGATGCGCCGCTCGGGCCACCTCCGCCAGTCGTCGCGCGGTCGGCTCCGCGGCCGAGGGCACCGGGTCGTCCGGAAGCCACTCCACGGTGCCCATCAAATACGGTGCCGCGCCCGTGTCCAGCTCGCGCAGCCGGAACCGCCGGGCCGCGAGGGTCACCACGTCGAACCGGCCGTCGGGCAGCCGTTTGGCCTCGCGCAGCACCGTGCTGCACCCCACGCCGTACAGGTGGTCCAAACCATTGACCTCGCGCACCAATGGTGCGCGCAGCGCCACCACACCGAACTCCCGTTCCGGCACCGCTCCGGTGACCAGATCGGCGGTCAGCTGCCGGTAGCGCGGCTCGAAAATGTGCAGCGGCAGGTGCACGCCCGGAAGCAGCACAGTCTGCAGCGGGAATAACGGCAGGGTCGCCGTTCCGCTGGGGCACTGCTCGGGCTCGGTCACGCGCTCCACGGTACGGGCACCGGCGCGGCGGCGCAGTTCGTGTTCACTTCCGCGGTGGCGGCTTCAGAACCGCGAACGGGTCGGTGATTTGCATGCCTTTCCCGGCGAACGAGAACAGTGCGGCAGGGCGTCCGCCGGCCCGGCCGGGCGCCGCGGTGTGGCCGGTGGGGAGCAGCAGACCGCGCCGTTGCAGGACGCGTTGCAGGTTGGTCGCGGACACCTTGTAGCCCAGCGCCGCCGAGTACAGGCCGCGCAGCGCGGAGATCGTGAACTCCTCCGGGGCCAGTGCGAAGCCCAGGTTCGTGTAGCTCAGCTTGGACCGCAGCCGGTCGCGGGCGCGCAGGACGATCGCCTCGTGGTCGAACGCGGTACGCGGCAGGGCGTCCACGTCGTGCCATTCGGTGTCCTCGGGCACCGCCGGGTCGACGTCGGAGGGGACCAGGCCCAGAAACGCCGTCGCGACCACGCGCGGGCCGGGCACCCGGTCCGGCGCGCTGAACACCGACAGCTGCTCGACGTGTTTGAGCTGGCGAACGTCCACCTTCTCCGCGAGCTGGCGCCGGATGGACGTTTCGACGTCCTCGTCCGGGCGCAGCCGCCCGCCCGGCAGCGACCAGCGGCCCAGGTGCGGATCGAGCGCGCGGCGCCACAGCAGCACGCGCAGTGTGTCCGAGCGCACTTGCAGGACTGCTGCCAGAACCTCGTGGGCGAGGGGCGTCTGGGTGTTAATATGGCTTCGCACAGTTTTCGATTATAAGGCGAAAACCTCAGCGGAGCGGAACCGGGGCCGACCCGGTCTCGCCAGCGGCGGAGTTCGAGAGGGCCGAAGACATGACCACCACGCTTGACCAGGACTTGACCCCCTACGGCGGGGTCGAGGCGGACGCGGACTGGGCGGCTCGGGTGCGGGAGCTCGCCCGCAAGCGCGACGCGGTGCTGCTCGCGCACAACTACCAGGTTCCGGAAATCCAGGACATCGCCGACTTCACCGGCGACTCGCTGGCGCTCAGCCGCATCGCGGCCAGCAGCGACGCGTCCACCATCGTCTTCTGCGGCGTGCACTTCATGGCCGAGACGGCGAAGATCCTCGCGCCGCAGAAGACGGTGCTGATCCCGGACGCGCGGGCCGGCTGCTCGCTCGCCGACTCCATCACCGGCGCGCAGCTGCGCGAGTGGAAGGCCGAGCACCCGGGCGCGGTGGTCGTCTCCTACGTGAACACGACGGCCGAGGTCAAGGCCGAGACCGACATCTGCTGCACGTCGTCGAACGCGGTCGACGTGGTCGCCTCGATCCCCGCTGACCAGGAAGTTCTCTTCCTGCCCGACCAGTTCCTCGGCGCCCACGTCAAGCGGATCACCGGGCGGCGGAACATGCACGTCTGGGCCGGGGAATGCCACGTGCACGCCGGCATCAACGGGGCCGAGCTGGCCGAGCGGGCCGAGGAGAACCCGGACGCGGACCTGTTCATCCACCCCGAATGCGGTTGCGCGACGTCGGCGCTCTACCTGGCCGGCGAGGGCGCGGTCGCGCCGGAGCGGGTCAAGATCCTCTCCACCGGCGACATGGTGCACGCGGCGCGCGACACCAAGGCGACTTCGGTGCTGGTGGCCACTGAGATCGGCATGATCCACCAGCTGCGCAAGGCCGCGCCGGAGATCGACTTCCGCGCGGTGAACGACCGGGCCTCGTGCCGGTACATGAAGATGATCACCCCGGCCGCGCTGCTGCGGTGCCTCGAGGAGGGCGCGGACGAGGTGCACGTGGACCCGGAAACGGCGGCGAGGGCGAGCGCTTCGGTGCAGCGGATGATCGAAATCGGCCAGCCTGGCGGTGGGGAATGACCGACCCAGTTAATGCTCAGGAGGCGAAAACCTCGCCGGCGGCGCGCTGGGAGGCACGCGCTGACGTCGTGGTGATCGGCAGCGGGGTCGCCGGACTGACCGCGGCGCTGCGGGCCCGCGAACTCGGGCTGCACGTGCTGGTCGTGACCAAAGCGGCGGTCTCCGACGGCAACACCCGGTGGGCGCAGGGCGGCGTCGCGGTGGTGCTCGACGGCGAGCGCGACGAGGGCGACACCGTGGAGAAGCACACCTCGGACACGCTCACCGCCGGTGCCGGGCTCTGCGACGAGGCGGCCGTGCAGTCGATCCTCGCCGGCGGGCCGGCCGCGGTGACCGAGCTGCGGCAGAACGGCGCGGTATTCGACCGCGGCACGTCTGGTCTGTCGAGGGCGCGCGAGGGCGGACACAGTGCGTTCCGGGTCATCCACGCGGGTGGCGACGCTACTGGTGCGGAGGTCGAGCGCACTCTGGTCGCGCAGGCTGGTGAGCGGCGGATCCCGGTGCTGGAGCACCACCTCGCGGTCGACGCGCTGCGGACGCCGGCGGGGGAAGTGGCCGGGGTGACGGTGCTGGACCGCAACGGGGTGCCGGGGGTGGTCCGGGCCTCCGCGGTGGTGCTGGCCAGCGGCGGATTCGGGCAGCTTTACCAGGCGACGTCGAACCCGGAGATCGCGACCGGCGACGGGCTCGCGCTCGCGCTCCGGGCCGGTGCGGCGGTCGCGGACATCGAGTTCGTGCAGTTCCACCCGACGGTGCTGTACACGCCGGGCGCGCGCGGACGCTGCCCGCTGGTCACCGAGGCGGTGCGCGGCGAGGGGGCGACGCTGGTCGACGGCGCGGGCGCGTCGGTGATGGCCGGCGTGCACCCGCTGGGCGACCTAGCACCGCGCGACGTCGTGGCGGCCGCGATCACCCGGCGGCAAGTGCTGGCGCCGGGCGGCATCGACGATCACGTTTTCCTGGACGCCACCGGGATTCCTGGCTTCGCGAAGCGGTTCCCGACCGTGCGCGCGGCGTGCGCGGTGCTCGGGCTGGACCCGGCGGTGGACGCGATCCCGGTGACCCCGGCGGCGCACTTCGCGTGCGGCGGCGTGGTGACCACTGTGGACGGACGGTCCAGCGTGCGCGGGCTGTACGCGGCGGGAGAGGTGGCGCGCACCGGTCTGCACGGGGCGAACCGGCTCGCGTCGAACAGCCTGCTCGAAGGACTGGTGGTCGGCCAGCGGGCCGCGGAAGCGGTCGCGGCGGACTTGGCGGCCGGGCTGCTGCCGGACCCGGCGCGCGGCCGGATCCCGGACCGCACGACCGCGCCCGCGGCGGAACGCGATGCGCTGCAACGAGTCATGAGCCGGTACGCGGCGATCGGCCGGGACTCGGACGGCCTGGCCGCCGCGGCTTCGGTGCTCGACTTGTCGACAACGGACAGTCCGTTGTGGACGCACGCGGCAGTCGAGGACGCGGCGCTCACCCTGGTGGCGCAGGCGTTGCTCGCGGCGGCGGGACGGCGGACGGAATCGCGCGGCTGTCACGTGCGGACCGATTTCCCGGAACGAGACGAGCAGCTGTGGCGGCGCAGCCAGCTGATCCGGTTGAGCCCGTCGGGGCAGCCGGTGCTGGCCGAGTCGACGTCGCTGGAAGGGGTGGCATGAGCGGGGAATTCTCGGCACCGGTGACCCGGGCGCTGATCGCGGCCGGGCTCGACCTCGCCGACGTGCGGCGGGTCGTGACCACGGCGTTGGAAGAGGACTTGCGGTACGGGCCGGACGCCACGACCGACGCCACAGTGCCGTCCGCCGCCCGCGCGGTGGCGGAGCTGACGCCGCGGGTGGCTGGTGTGGTGGCTGGGGTGCCGGCCGCGCTCGCGGTGTTCGACGAGGTGCTCGGCCCGGACTACGAGGTGGTGTCGATCCGCGAGGACGGTTCGCGCGCGGTCGCCGGGGAACCGGTGCTGGTGCTGCGCGGGCCGGTGCGCGGACTGCTGACCGCCGAGCGGACGGCGTTGAATCTGCTGTGCCAGCTGTCCGGAGTGGCGACGGCGACCGCGGCTTGGGTGTCCGCGATCGAAGGAACCGGTGCGGCGGTGCGGGATTCGCGCAAGACCACGCCGGGATTGCGGCTGCTGCAGAAGTACGCTGTGCGCTGCGGCGGCGGGGTGAACCACCGGATGGGCCTCGGCGACGCGGTGCTGATCAAGGACAACCATGTGGTCGCTGCCGGTTCGGTCACCGCGGCGCTGGCTGCGGCGCGCGAGCACGCGCCGCAGCTGCACTGC
This sequence is a window from Amycolatopsis benzoatilytica AK 16/65. Protein-coding genes within it:
- the nadC gene encoding carboxylating nicotinate-nucleotide diphosphorylase — its product is MSGEFSAPVTRALIAAGLDLADVRRVVTTALEEDLRYGPDATTDATVPSAARAVAELTPRVAGVVAGVPAALAVFDEVLGPDYEVVSIREDGSRAVAGEPVLVLRGPVRGLLTAERTALNLLCQLSGVATATAAWVSAIEGTGAAVRDSRKTTPGLRLLQKYAVRCGGGVNHRMGLGDAVLIKDNHVVAAGSVTAALAAAREHAPQLHCEVEVDNLDQLNEALAAGADEVLLDNFTPEQCAEAVARRDEMSPKTRLESSGGLTLDRARAYAESGVDFLAVGGLTHSSPALDLGMDLR
- the nadA gene encoding quinolinate synthase NadA, with translation MTTTLDQDLTPYGGVEADADWAARVRELARKRDAVLLAHNYQVPEIQDIADFTGDSLALSRIAASSDASTIVFCGVHFMAETAKILAPQKTVLIPDARAGCSLADSITGAQLREWKAEHPGAVVVSYVNTTAEVKAETDICCTSSNAVDVVASIPADQEVLFLPDQFLGAHVKRITGRRNMHVWAGECHVHAGINGAELAERAEENPDADLFIHPECGCATSALYLAGEGAVAPERVKILSTGDMVHAARDTKATSVLVATEIGMIHQLRKAAPEIDFRAVNDRASCRYMKMITPAALLRCLEEGADEVHVDPETAARASASVQRMIEIGQPGGGE
- a CDS encoding L-aspartate oxidase is translated as MTDPVNAQEAKTSPAARWEARADVVVIGSGVAGLTAALRARELGLHVLVVTKAAVSDGNTRWAQGGVAVVLDGERDEGDTVEKHTSDTLTAGAGLCDEAAVQSILAGGPAAVTELRQNGAVFDRGTSGLSRAREGGHSAFRVIHAGGDATGAEVERTLVAQAGERRIPVLEHHLAVDALRTPAGEVAGVTVLDRNGVPGVVRASAVVLASGGFGQLYQATSNPEIATGDGLALALRAGAAVADIEFVQFHPTVLYTPGARGRCPLVTEAVRGEGATLVDGAGASVMAGVHPLGDLAPRDVVAAAITRRQVLAPGGIDDHVFLDATGIPGFAKRFPTVRAACAVLGLDPAVDAIPVTPAAHFACGGVVTTVDGRSSVRGLYAAGEVARTGLHGANRLASNSLLEGLVVGQRAAEAVAADLAAGLLPDPARGRIPDRTTAPAAERDALQRVMSRYAAIGRDSDGLAAAASVLDLSTTDSPLWTHAAVEDAALTLVAQALLAAAGRRTESRGCHVRTDFPERDEQLWRRSQLIRLSPSGQPVLAESTSLEGVA